From a single Gammaproteobacteria bacterium genomic region:
- a CDS encoding CoA-acylating methylmalonate-semialdehyde dehydrogenase, producing the protein METIGNYIDGRRVASASGRVAPVYNPATGERRRNVALSSEEEARSAIAAALEAFASWKAVTPLNRARVMFAFKALIEEHRDELAELITMEHGKVLSDARNELGRGLEVVEFATGIPHLLKGEHSLNVGRGVDGYSLMQPLGVCAGISPFNFPAMVPMWMFPVAIACGNTFVMKPSEKDPSVTLRLAELLTEAGLPDGVFNIVNGDKAAVDVLLTDDRVEAVSFVGSTPVAKYVYATAGACGKRVQALGGAKNHMLVMPDADPDQVVHSLMGAAYGSAGERCMAISVAVCVGDDVADRLVGRLEREIDSLRVGPGYGLEHEAQMGPLISAEHADRVRAYIDSGVEEGAALRRDGRDFRFSGENRGFFVGPTLFDHVKRGMRIYDEEIFGPVLSVVRVDTRDEAVRLINEHEYGNGTAIFTRDGDSARRFCEEIQVGMVGVNVPIPVPMAFHSFGGWKRSLFGPLHMHGPDGVRFYTRMKSVTARWPEGPSASAEFSMPTMK; encoded by the coding sequence ATGGAAACGATTGGAAACTATATTGACGGCAGACGGGTCGCGAGTGCGTCCGGGCGCGTCGCGCCGGTTTACAACCCGGCGACCGGAGAGCGGCGCCGCAACGTCGCGCTTTCGAGCGAAGAAGAAGCGCGCTCCGCCATTGCGGCGGCACTTGAGGCCTTTGCGTCCTGGAAGGCGGTCACGCCACTGAACCGGGCCCGGGTGATGTTCGCGTTCAAGGCGCTGATCGAGGAACATCGCGACGAACTGGCCGAACTCATTACGATGGAACACGGCAAGGTGCTCTCCGATGCGCGCAATGAACTGGGGCGCGGACTCGAGGTCGTGGAGTTCGCAACGGGGATACCGCATCTGCTCAAGGGCGAGCACAGCCTGAACGTGGGACGGGGCGTGGACGGTTACAGCCTCATGCAGCCGCTTGGCGTTTGCGCCGGGATCAGCCCGTTCAATTTCCCGGCAATGGTGCCCATGTGGATGTTCCCGGTGGCCATCGCCTGCGGCAACACCTTCGTGATGAAGCCGTCGGAGAAAGACCCGTCGGTGACGTTGCGGCTGGCCGAACTTCTGACCGAGGCGGGACTTCCGGACGGGGTCTTCAATATTGTCAACGGCGACAAGGCCGCGGTTGACGTCCTGCTGACGGATGATCGCGTCGAGGCGGTCAGTTTCGTGGGATCGACTCCGGTCGCGAAATACGTATATGCAACCGCGGGAGCATGCGGGAAACGCGTGCAGGCGCTGGGCGGCGCAAAGAACCACATGCTCGTCATGCCCGACGCCGATCCCGACCAGGTCGTGCATTCGCTGATGGGCGCCGCCTATGGCTCGGCCGGCGAACGCTGCATGGCGATTTCCGTGGCGGTCTGCGTCGGGGACGACGTGGCCGACCGGCTGGTGGGCCGACTGGAGCGCGAGATCGATTCGCTGCGCGTGGGCCCGGGATACGGCCTTGAGCACGAAGCCCAGATGGGTCCGCTGATTTCGGCGGAGCATGCGGACAGGGTGCGCGCCTATATCGACAGCGGCGTCGAGGAAGGCGCCGCGCTCCGCCGTGATGGCCGTGACTTCAGGTTTTCCGGGGAGAATCGCGGTTTCTTTGTCGGCCCGACGCTGTTCGATCACGTCAAGCGCGGCATGCGCATCTACGACGAGGAAATCTTCGGACCCGTGCTCAGCGTCGTGCGCGTGGACACCCGCGACGAAGCGGTCCGCCTGATCAATGAGCATGAATACGGCAACGGCACCGCCATCTTCACGCGCGACGGGGACAGCGCACGCCGTTTCTGCGAGGAGATACAGGTAGGAATGGTTGGAGTCAATGTGCCGATCCCGGTGCCGATGGCGTTTCACAGCTTCGGTGGCTGGAAACGATCCCTGTTCGGCCCGCTGC